The genomic region CCCGGTGGTTCGCCGGCCAGGTAGCATGTCCCGCGACCAAGGTTATCGAACTACCCGGTGGCCATAGCCTGCCGGAATCCTGGGCCCAGGAATTTCTGAAGTGGTTTAGGCAGCACCTCTAACCGAAAAATTTGATTTTTTTGCCCTCCCTCCTATACTTGGTTTATTACCAGAAACCAAAACCCAGGAGGAGATTTCATGTTTCTACCAAAACTCACCAAACCATGGCTGTGGGGCCTTGCTTGTGCAGCCCTGCTCTTGTCCGGTTGTGTCAGCTTCGGCCTGACCCAGATCGATGAGGAGCTGCCGAAGACATTCGAGCCCACCATTCACTATGTGAATACCCTGTTGTCCGCTGATTTTGTTGCCATGGCCCCGGTATCCAAAACCGCCATCGGGCCGAACAGCGATATGGCCCCCGCGTTAGCCTTGAGCCTGCAAAATGCCTTTGGTACCTATTCGCCCTTCATGAACCCCGTGGTGGAGAAGTCCGAGGGAGCTGTGATTCAGGATGATGAATACTATATGATCTTCCTGCTGCAGAAGCTGGTCAGCGAACACGGCAGCTACGATATTTCATACGCCATCCAGGCCATGGCCTATGTTCTGAACGGCAAGGGCGATATTTTCTTGGCCGAGCCCTACCTGGTTCTTGGTTCAAGCGCCCTCCATATTCAGGATGCCCAGGATAAGGCCGTAAAGCTCTTCCTGGATGAGGTCTATGCCGACTTCAGTGCCATAGATTTTTCATCTCCCTTGGAGTTATCCGAGGAACGCACTGCTAATATCCGGACCATGCTTACAGACTGGTACTAGCCGGTGTCCTGCCCCGGGGTTGCACTTCGGTCCCCGGGGTTGCACTTCGGTCCCCGGGGTTGCACTTCGGTCCCCGGGGTTGCACTTCGGTNNNNNNNNNTTGCACTTCGGTTCCCCGGGATTGCACTTCGGTTCCCCGGGATTGCACTTCGGTTCCCCGGGGTTGCACTTCGGTTCCCCGGGGTTGCATTTCGGTTCCCCGGGGCTGCACTTCGGTTCCCCGGGGCTGCACTTCGGTTCCCCGGGATTGCACTTCGGTTCCCCGGGGCTTCCGGGCCGGGCCCTCCCGTGGTATAAAAGAACCATGACGTTTGGTGTTGTAATCAACCAACTTGAGGGCAGCTTTTTCTCGGCCCAGTGGCGGGTCTTGGCTGAATGGGGAAGATCCAGGGGGGTCCGGCTGATCTACTTTACCGGCAAGGCCCTAGAGTCCACCCTGCCCATGGAAAAACAGCACAATAGTATCTACTCCCTTATTGATCCGGCGAGGTTGGACGGGCTGTTGGTGTTCTCCGGCAGCCTGGGGAACCTGGTTTCTCCGGCCGTCCTTCGGGAGGTCATGGAACCCTGGGGCCGGATTCCCCTGGTAACGGTGAATAGCCGGGTGGCTAGCTACCCAAGCATCCATACCGACAGCACCGACGCTATTTCCGACCTGGTTGAACACATTACGGTATACCATGGGCTGGGGGAGGTCGGCATCGTCGCCGGGGAGCCCACCAATCCGGAAGCTGCCGAACGCCTTGATCAGCTGCTGGCGAGCCTGGAGAACCGGGGAGTCTCCCCCGGGGATGTCCGGATATTTCATGGGGATTTCTCCTCTGCCTCGGGGACCCTGGCGGCGGAGCACTTTTTGGAGACCGGGGTTCCCCAGGCTATCCTCTGCTGCAATGATGAAATGGCCCATAGCCTGATTCTCCGCCTTCAATCATCCGGGGTGTTTGTGCCCGAGGATACGGCGGTTACCGGCTTTGACGGCCTTCCCTTCGGACAGAACATCTTTCCGGCCCTAACCACCGTCGAACTGCCCCACAGGGAAACTACCATCAGGTCCATGGAGATTCTCCTGGACTTGGCATCCGGCGCCGGAACCCGGTCCTGGGCAGGTTACCCGGGCACCCAATCCCCCGCCCCCTGCCGCCTGGTAATCCGCCAGTCCTGCGGCTGTCTGGATTACCTCTCCGATCAAGCCGAGGCTGCAGGGGGTTCCGAGACGCGGGGCTGCCTCGAAGAGGACAATACAAATCCCGGGGCGGAGTCCCGGCGCATTCGCGATTCTATGGGGAAAGGCCACCCCCTCCCCGCTCTGCACCAGCCGGTTCTGGATGGGTTCCGCTCCTTGGAAACCACAACCGATCCGGAGGCGCGTTCCTGTATTCTTAAACAGCTGCGGCGCCATTACTTCATGAATGTCAAGGCTGCGGGGCAGATTCAATACGCGGTGACCCACGACCTCTTTTTGTTTGAATGGAAGTTCAGAACAGCCAGCCGGGCAATTTCTTCCAACCTCTACCTCGAGGGGCTCCTGGAAACCCTGAAAACCAGCATCCCCTACCTGGGCATTAGCCTCTTCCGCCTGTACCTGTACAACCAGCCGATTCTCTGGCCCCAAGACGGAGTTGTGGACCGGGCCGCCGGGAGGCTGAGCCGGCCACCTGCGGATAGCCTGGTACTGCACCTGGAGATGCAGGGTGACGCCTGTACCGTTTTCTCCCCGGGCGGGGAAATCAAGCCCATACATCATATCTACCAACCCTGGCCGGCCTATGCCCGGGGGGGATCAGACCCTGGGCCCGGGGTGGTTGTTAAACCCCTGTTTTTCGGAGAGGTTCAGATGGGACTGTTCGTTATGAGCGCCGAGAAGGAACCGGATATGCTCTTTGAGAGTCTCAGGGAGGTGCTGAGCATTTCTCTGGAGCATATCCATATAAATAGACAGATGCAGGAGGCCCGGCGCCGTTTGGAGGCCAGTCTGGCGGAATCCTCAGCCCTGAATAAAACCCTCCAGCATATTTCGGTCCACGACGAGTTAACAGGCCTGCTCAACCGCCGGGGATTCTTTCAGCTGGCCCAGAAGATCATGGAAACCCAGCCCGCCGGGGAGGAGATGTACCTCTTCTATCTGGACATGGACGGCCTAAAACAGATCAATGACCGGTTCGGTCATAATACCGGCGATACTGCCATTACAGAGTTCGCCACAGCCCTCAGGGCCTGTTTCCGGGCCAACGATCTGATCTGCCGCATGGGCGGAGACGAGTTTACCGTCCTCGCCCGGAGCGGTAACCCCGATTATCCGTCCCAAATCCGAAGCCGGCTGAAAACAGAACTGGAACGCCGCAGCGCCGAGGGGAACCTGAGCTTCACCCTGTCCGCCAGCCTGGGGTACCAACCCTTCCGCATCCGACCCGAGGTGAATATCGAACAAATCCTCCGCCAGGCAGATGCCGGGCTCTACCGGGAGAAGCAGAAGCGGAAGGACTGAGCGGTTCTTGGTGGATCAACCTACCAGATGCCGGAGCCTGATGCTCCAGCGGGCAAACCATCTGTTATAGCAGCACCACCCCAGGGCCACGCCACAGGTGGTGGCGTCAGCATCGGAAGTTACAACCTTTTACGCACTAGCCAAGCCATTTGTCCGATACCAGCTATCAACTTGATTCATCAAACCATGTGTATTAGAATACACATATTGAGGTGTATTCATGAGGACAAATGTTGTTTTAGATGATCAACTGGTTGAAGAGGCCTTCAAACTTGCAAAACACATTCATACAAAAAAGGATCTCATTGAGATTGCTCTACAAGAGTTTGTCAGAACCAGAAAAATGAGAAATTTACGTGATTTAAAAGGGAAAATTGCCTTTTCTGACGGATATGATTTCAAAAAAATGAGAGAGGACAAATGATCCTGGTTGATACATCAGTTTTAATTGATTATTTAAAGGGACTGAATAATCACGCTACCCAAGCCTTTGACTCTATCATCGACCTCGGAATTCCCTATGGAATCAATGAGTATATTTACCAGGAAGTATTACAGGGTGTGAGAACGGTTGGGGAATTTCAGTTGGTTAAAGATTATTTTGAACCGCTTCCATTCTATTCCCTGCGATATGGCAAAGAGTCTTACGAAAAAGCCGCATTTCTGGGTTTTTCATGTCGCCGATCCGGAGTGACAGTGCGCAGCACCATCGATTTGCTTATTGCCCAAACCGCTATTGAAAACAACTTGAGTCTCCTCCATAACGATCGTGACTTTGAGAACATAGCAAAGGTCGTTCCTGAGCTTACCTGTTACCCGCCAAAACCCTAGTACTTAGAAGATTCTTAGTGCGCAAAAGGTTGTAAACTACACAGGAAATAGTGGTATTTCCAGTAGCTCGACCCCGGTAATAGCAGTGCCCATTCCCCGGGGCAGCCCATCTCTCCTCGACCCTACTCCCCCAGCAGGGCCTGCATATCCTTGTCGGCGAAGAAGTCCTTGTAGAGCAGGTCGCAGCCCTTGATGTGGTTTACCAGCCATCCCTTGAGGAACTCCATGACATCCAGGGCGATGAAGGATTTCCCCGAGGCCAGGTCCGCCTGGAGTTCCCGCACCTTCTTGAGGAGATGGGTGTGCTGGGCCTTCTGCTGCTGGCAGCCGGGGTAGTTGGTGCGCTCCATGGCCCGCTCCTCGGCGGCGAAGTGGTAGTCCGTGTAGTCCACGAGTTTGGCGAGGATATCCTGGAGCTGCCGGCCCGTGGTGCCGTTCTTCATGGCGGTGTACAGATCGCCCACGTAGGTGAAGAGCTTTTTATGGTGATCGTCAAATACCTGGACACCCACGGCGTAATCGGGGGACCAGCGGATCTGGTCAGCGGACTGGTAGGATACCAGAATCTCGATGATCCGCCGGGATAGCTCCATGATCTCCTGGAAGATTTCTTCCCGGCTTTGGCCGGCTGCCCCTCGGGCGGGGGGCACTAGTACCCCGGCTGCCCCTCGGGCGGGGGTCCGGGCTGCATCGGGAGGGCTGGCTGTCCCGGGATGCGTGGCTGATACACCGCCGGGGACGGGGGTCCGGGCTGCGTCGGGAGGGCTGGCGGTCCCGGGATGTGTGGCTGATACACCGCCGGGGGCGGGGGTTGTACTGGGAAGGGTTGTCATGGCGACGCGGCCAGGGAGGGCGGAGTGGCCTGTCTGTACCGCAACTCCCGGGAGTGCCTGGTGTGCCAGGCTGCGGCTCAGGGTCTGGATACGGCGATGGTGCTGGGAAAGATCCCGGTAATGCTGGGGATCGGCAATGATGCTTTTACCCTCAAGATTCAGCCAGAGCTCCAAGGCATTCGAATCCCTTTGAAACAAAGAAGAGATAGCGGCGGCATCCCGGTTGTCCATGGCGATACGCAGACTGCTGATGTCCTGAAGGTGCCCCAGGATGATGTGGGAAATGGCCAGGCGCTGCCGGGCAAGGTCTGCCTCGCTGCGGATGGTATCCGGGGCGGTCTTGGCGATGCGGCTCACCAGATCGATGATGGAGCTGTTATTATCGTCGGCAACCCCCACGGTCTCCCGGGCTACGTGGGTAACCCGCCTGGCCTCTGAAGATATGACCTCCATGGACTGGAGGGTCTGGGCGGCGCTGTCCCGGGCGGTGGTGATCAGGTTGTTCAGATCCTCCCCGGCGGTGCGGACCTCCTGGGTGCTCTGGGAAATGACCAGGGCGCTGTTCTGCAGGGATTCTGTGGCCTGGCGGATCTCCCGGACCATCTGGGTGAGCTCCTGAGTGTCCGTGGCGATGGTGCCGAAGCCCCGGGTAACCCCGTCGATAACGGTGTTCATGGTCTGCTGAACCTCCTGGGTCTGGGTGCTGGAGGTCCGGGCGGTAGTGATGCGGTCGATGAGACCCTTGAGGTGCTGGGAGATGTGATGGGCGTTCTGGCCGCTGGACTCGGCCAGTTTGCGAATCTCCGATGCCACCACGGCGAAGCCCCGGCCGGCCTCTCCGGCGTGGGCTGCCTCAATGGCGGCGTTCATGGCCAAGAGGTTGGTGCGCTCGGCAATGTCGTTGATGATGGCGATCATATCCCGGATGGAACTGATGCTCTTGCCCACCTCGTCGATCATGACCTGGGTGGATTGCACCGAGCGGTTCATCACCTGGGCGTGGTCTGCCAGGGTTCCGGCATCCTGCGCCTTGGTCTGGGTTATTTTCGCCACGGCTTCCAGAGAACTGACCATGCCCTCAATGGATTCGTAGTTTTGGGTCACCAAGACCCCCTGGTGTTCTACCTGGCCGGCCAGGCTGCCCAGGGTGGCAAAGATCTGCTCCACCGCCGCTGCCCCGTTGGAGACCTGGTCGGAAAGGCGCTGCATGTTCTGTCCCGCCACCTCGGACCTGGAGGCAATGGTGATGGTGGACCTGATGGTTTCCCCCACCTGGCTGACCAGCTTGACCGACCGGTCCTCGGAGGTCATGACCACGGGAAATACATCCCGGGATAATTCCGCCCCGGAGCTATTGGCTTCGTCCATGGCTTCGGGCCGGTTTTGGGCTTTCTTGTTTCTATGGTGATTCCAACGCCCCAGCACAAGCCCCAGGCCCGTCCCAACGCAGATCAGCCCGGCCACCAGCCAGAGCCAGAGGGGCGGCACAACCAATACGGCCATGAACGACAGGCCCGATCCCAGGCCCAGAACGAACAGTAGTAAATCGGCCCCCGGGGCGGCAGATGATGATTTCATAGTATGACTCCGACTGTAGGATTGGCTGGCAGGGCAACTCGTCTCATTGCCACCCGCCCCGGAGATAGGTACGATCCCCGGGCCGGTTAGTACCCGGCCGCTGATCGGCTTCGTTTGGGTGGCCGCAAGGTTTGGAAGCCTACCGGCGGCATGTCAAATACATGCTGCCTGATTCATGGTAATTTATTCGTATTTTTATTTCCATGGTCCAGGTATAAAAACACAAAAGTTTATCCGCATTATCTGTTGTACCGGGGCATCCTAGGGGTTTTTAGTTGTGGTTTGCTTTCGCTATAAAGAACCGCGCTGCTCCCTTTTTCAACAATACCCAAAAGCGGTACCCTCTCCGGCGTTGCTCTACCATGTCACAATTTCGGTACCAGTAACCCAGGCTGGCTGAATTAACCTCCGACCATGAAGAAACTAACGTGACGATCCCATAGCATTCCATCACAACCGTTAGTAGCCTTGGAATCTCAGGGGTATGTCTCAGGAAACCCAACCCTAATGTCAAGTTTCCATGCTTTTTTGTCAAGTTTCCTTGACTTGTTAAGAACGGCACCGTATGATTATTGACAAGCATGCTTTACATAATGGAAAGGGAGATTTACCTATGAATAAGAACGAGTCAAAGATAGATACCTGGAATACCCGTACGGCACGCAAGGTCATTCAGCTTGCAATTTGGACAGGCTCCTGGGTTGCGACAATGGCCCTTGCAAGTTTCGGTCCAGAGCTCATATGGCATTCAAATCAATTGATAACCATCATTACAATTGTCATTAATCTGGGGCTTGGTGTTGGGATGATTGTGGCAAATATTCGCCACTTACGAGTGTTAGATGAGATGATGCAACGGATTCAGCTTGAAGCCATGGGATTGGCCCTTGGCACCGGGGTAGTTGGGGGGCTCAGTTATGCCCTGTTGGAACAAAGCAATCTAATCACCCTTGATGCAAAAATCGGGCATTTGGTTATTTTAATGGCCTTAACATACCTCATAGCCACCATCGGCGGCTTAAGGAAGTACCGATGAAAAACCGCCTAAAGGTACTCCGAGCTGAGCGAGACATGACCCAAGCAGCATTAGCCGCGGCTCTGGAGGTTTCCCGTCAGACAGTCAATGCCATTGAGACGGGAAAATTCGACCCAAGCCTCCCGCTTGCGTTTAAAATTGCGCGTTTATTTAATAAGCGAGTGGAGGATATTTTTGAAGATACCCCTGATTCAACCTAATTTTTTGATAGTGCGCAAACTAATACTACAAGGATCCATACTATGAAAAAACTACTTTTTACCACCTTTTTGTACCTGGTGATGATCCCCCTTAGCGCAGAAGAAATCATCGGCCAGTGGAATGGTGTGCTTGATGTACTGGGTGACCAATTCACCCTGGTGTTCCATATTGAGACAGATGAAAACGGATACACAGCCTCATTCGACAGTCCGGACCAAGGGATCCGAGGGGTTCCCTTTTCTGATTCTACCCTTAACAACCCTGAACTAAGACTCGTTGCAGAGAATATTGGTGCAGTCTACGCGGGGGTACTAACCAATAACACAGTGGTGGGCACGTGGAGCCAGAGTGGGCAATCATTTCCGCTCACCCTTTTCCGGGAAAAAGTGGAAAACGTACAACCAAACCGCCCCCAAGAACCTCACAAGCCCTATCCGTATTACGAAGAAGAGATCAGATTTGATAATATCCAAGATGGAATCACCTTGGCCGGCACACTCACCCTGCCAAATCAACATGGCCCGTTTCCCGCCGTCATCCTGATTACCGGAAGCGGTCCCCAAAACCGAGAT from Spirochaeta lutea harbors:
- a CDS encoding bacteriohemerythrin; the encoded protein is MKSSSAAPGADLLLFVLGLGSGLSFMAVLVVPPLWLWLVAGLICVGTGLGLVLGRWNHHRNKKAQNRPEAMDEANSSGAELSRDVFPVVMTSEDRSVKLVSQVGETIRSTITIASRSEVAGQNMQRLSDQVSNGAAAVEQIFATLGSLAGQVEHQGVLVTQNYESIEGMVSSLEAVAKITQTKAQDAGTLADHAQVMNRSVQSTQVMIDEVGKSISSIRDMIAIINDIAERTNLLAMNAAIEAAHAGEAGRGFAVVASEIRKLAESSGQNAHHISQHLKGLIDRITTARTSSTQTQEVQQTMNTVIDGVTRGFGTIATDTQELTQMVREIRQATESLQNSALVISQSTQEVRTAGEDLNNLITTARDSAAQTLQSMEVISSEARRVTHVARETVGVADDNNSSIIDLVSRIAKTAPDTIRSEADLARQRLAISHIILGHLQDISSLRIAMDNRDAAAISSLFQRDSNALELWLNLEGKSIIADPQHYRDLSQHHRRIQTLSRSLAHQALPGVAVQTGHSALPGRVAMTTLPSTTPAPGGVSATHPGTASPPDAARTPVPGGVSATHPGTASPPDAARTPARGAAGVLVPPARGAAGQSREEIFQEIMELSRRIIEILVSYQSADQIRWSPDYAVGVQVFDDHHKKLFTYVGDLYTAMKNGTTGRQLQDILAKLVDYTDYHFAAEERAMERTNYPGCQQQKAQHTHLLKKVRELQADLASGKSFIALDVMEFLKGWLVNHIKGCDLLYKDFFADKDMQALLGE
- the vapC gene encoding type II toxin-antitoxin system VapC family toxin produces the protein MILVDTSVLIDYLKGLNNHATQAFDSIIDLGIPYGINEYIYQEVLQGVRTVGEFQLVKDYFEPLPFYSLRYGKESYEKAAFLGFSCRRSGVTVRSTIDLLIAQTAIENNLSLLHNDRDFENIAKVVPELTCYPPKP
- a CDS encoding diguanylate cyclase; the protein is MTFGVVINQLEGSFFSAQWRVLAEWGRSRGVRLIYFTGKALESTLPMEKQHNSIYSLIDPARLDGLLVFSGSLGNLVSPAVLREVMEPWGRIPLVTVNSRVASYPSIHTDSTDAISDLVEHITVYHGLGEVGIVAGEPTNPEAAERLDQLLASLENRGVSPGDVRIFHGDFSSASGTLAAEHFLETGVPQAILCCNDEMAHSLILRLQSSGVFVPEDTAVTGFDGLPFGQNIFPALTTVELPHRETTIRSMEILLDLASGAGTRSWAGYPGTQSPAPCRLVIRQSCGCLDYLSDQAEAAGGSETRGCLEEDNTNPGAESRRIRDSMGKGHPLPALHQPVLDGFRSLETTTDPEARSCILKQLRRHYFMNVKAAGQIQYAVTHDLFLFEWKFRTASRAISSNLYLEGLLETLKTSIPYLGISLFRLYLYNQPILWPQDGVVDRAAGRLSRPPADSLVLHLEMQGDACTVFSPGGEIKPIHHIYQPWPAYARGGSDPGPGVVVKPLFFGEVQMGLFVMSAEKEPDMLFESLREVLSISLEHIHINRQMQEARRRLEASLAESSALNKTLQHISVHDELTGLLNRRGFFQLAQKIMETQPAGEEMYLFYLDMDGLKQINDRFGHNTGDTAITEFATALRACFRANDLICRMGGDEFTVLARSGNPDYPSQIRSRLKTELERRSAEGNLSFTLSASLGYQPFRIRPEVNIEQILRQADAGLYREKQKRKD
- a CDS encoding type II toxin-antitoxin system VapB family antitoxin gives rise to the protein MRTNVVLDDQLVEEAFKLAKHIHTKKDLIEIALQEFVRTRKMRNLRDLKGKIAFSDGYDFKKMREDK
- a CDS encoding helix-turn-helix transcriptional regulator, whose amino-acid sequence is MKNRLKVLRAERDMTQAALAAALEVSRQTVNAIETGKFDPSLPLAFKIARLFNKRVEDIFEDTPDST